The stretch of DNA TCCACTGTCTTTAACTTTTCTATCCATCAAAAACGAAACAGCTGGCCCGGCGAAAACATTAAAGCCTGTACCGGTTTTTATTTTTGCCATAAATGGGATATCAAGGTAGTTGTAGGAAACAGTTGTTGTTCTGTCGACTCCTAAAAATGAATAATTGGTTCTATACCCCTTTTGAGAATAGATAATCTCAGGCTGGATAGAAATCAAATTGTTAATTCCAATATCAGCATAAACACCTGCATGAAACCCCGGCTTATATTCAGTTGACACCGCCTGCTCAGAGGTTCCGTTGTTTGTTTTGTAACTAAAAGAACTAACCTTTGAAAGATTTAAACCACCCCTAATACCAAATTTTACATTCTGGGCTACTACATTTCCTGTAATAAAAACACCCATCGCTATAGCTAACATCAATTTTTTCATATGCATATTAAATTTGTTACTAAAGCAGAAATGACAAAAGCATGCCACTATAAACAGTATATTTGGGGATTTAGGAGTTCCTTTTTGACATTAAGCACTAAATAAGAAATACTTACAGAATGATTCTTAAACAGAAATTATTTTTCACTACCCTAGTTTTTTGCCTATTGGCTTGCTTCGGAGTAAAAGCTCAAACGGAAAACATTTCCCCACTTCGCGCTTCGGCTTCTTCTTTTTTCCACCCAACCGGGGCTGATTCGGCTTGGGTTGATTCGGTATTCAGAAAAATGAGCCGTAAAGAGCGTTTGGCGCAATTATTTATGGTACCGGTTTATTCACGGGACCCGCAAAATAAACAAGACTCCGTTATTAACCTGATCCATAAATACAAGGCAGGAGGAATTATAACCTTCCAGGGTGGACCAGTAAGAAATGCCATACTAGTTAATCGAATCCAACAAGGTTTGGATGTTCCTGCATTGGTAGCTACGGATGGTGAATGGGGATTAGGAATGCGATTAGATAGCACAGTTTCGTACCCATTCCAAATGACTTTGGGAGCTATTCAGGATAATAAACTGATTTATGAAGTAGGACAGCAAATGGCAACTCAGTTCAGACGAGCAGGGATGAATGTAAACTTTGCTCCTGTAGTGGATGTGAACAATAACATTAACAACCCGGTTATCAACTTCCGTTCTTTCGGCGAAAACAAGTACAACGTAGCTGCTAAAGGAATTGCAATTGTTAAGGGTATGCAGGATGGAGGATTATTAACCACCGCCAAACACTTTCCGGGCCATGGTGATACTGATGTGGACTCTCATTATGATTTACCACAACTTAAGTTTACTCGTGAGCGACTTGACTCATTAGAGATGTATCCTTTTAAGCAACTAATCATTGAAGGAATAAGTGGAGTAATGGTGGCTCACATGAATATTCCGTCGCTTGATACAACCAAAAACCTTCCTTCTACCCTTTCACAGCCAATTGTTACCGATTTATTAAAAAACAAACTCGGATTTAAAGGACTGGTATTTACTGATGCCA from Solitalea canadensis DSM 3403 encodes:
- a CDS encoding porin family protein; translation: MKKLMLAIAMGVFITGNVVAQNVKFGIRGGLNLSKVSSFSYKTNNGTSEQAVSTEYKPGFHAGVYADIGINNLISIQPEIIYSQKGYRTNYSFLGVDRTTTVSYNYLDIPFMAKIKTGTGFNVFAGPAVSFLMDRKVKDSGDDGSFETGDGVIDEDNFRKADIGGVVGGEYDFGKFNLGARYNFGLQKLDKNDASVKARNNNIQVSLGFNF
- a CDS encoding glycoside hydrolase family 3 protein produces the protein MILKQKLFFTTLVFCLLACFGVKAQTENISPLRASASSFFHPTGADSAWVDSVFRKMSRKERLAQLFMVPVYSRDPQNKQDSVINLIHKYKAGGIITFQGGPVRNAILVNRIQQGLDVPALVATDGEWGLGMRLDSTVSYPFQMTLGAIQDNKLIYEVGQQMATQFRRAGMNVNFAPVVDVNNNINNPVINFRSFGENKYNVAAKGIAIVKGMQDGGLLTTAKHFPGHGDTDVDSHYDLPQLKFTRERLDSLEMYPFKQLIIEGISGVMVAHMNIPSLDTTKNLPSTLSQPIVTDLLKNKLGFKGLVFTDAMNMKGVVKYHPKGEAAVLAIKAGNDMLEMVENLPESINAVRKAIRKREIRRKDVNARCKKILAAKYWAGLNNYQPVYLENLTKDLNPASATDLNTRLAEAAATTLVAPADTIIKTTEKVVVLSIGSVDLTVFQKSISSNNQVTLLNLAKDADAKKVDAIRKQLQSADKIIVGVHDLRERPRSVLDHNSAVINFVNELVLTNKAYINILANAYAMAGFKDLEKSRGLWVYYQDSPFTEQAAAKVMQGELTTSGKLPVTVNTTFLSAQGL